One window of Papaver somniferum cultivar HN1 chromosome 9, ASM357369v1, whole genome shotgun sequence genomic DNA carries:
- the LOC113313390 gene encoding glucomannan 4-beta-mannosyltransferase 9-like: protein MGSLMEWVPLATSFIQERVHGIKKSDIIDGIANIWDLFRISFIAPILRVFVVICLIMSVMLFIERVYMSAVILYVKIFGLKPQKRYKFEEIEDDIEKGSSHYPMVLVQIPMYNEKEVYKLSIGAACGLSWPSDRIIIQVLDDSTDPMIKDLVELECQRWACKGVNIKYEIRHNRNGYKAGALKEGLKHHYVEICDLVAIFDADFTPEPDYLYKTVPYFIHNPEIGLVQARWKFVNADECIMTRIQEMSLNYHFKVEQEVGSSTYAFFGFNGTAGVWRIKALYSAGGWKDRTTVEDMDLAVRASLKGWKFVYVGDVQVKNELPSTFKAFRFQQHRWSCGPANLFRKMAMEIIRNETVNLWKKVHTIYSFFFVRKIVCHIVTFVFYCVVIPTSALVPEVYIPKWGLVYIPSIITLLNAIETPRSFYLVINWVVFENVMSMHRTKGTFIGLFEAGRVNEWVVTEKLGDALLKSKDNNGVKPAIKPSQIPLLARIRERVYAMELCVGTYIFFCACYDVAFGKYWYFIYLFAQAIAFFVTGLGYVGTRIPNSWD, encoded by the exons ATGGGGTCTTTGATGGAATGGGTTCCATTGGCGACCAGTTTTATCCAAGAAAGAGTTCATGGGATCAAGAAATCAGATATAATTGATGGAATTGCAAATATATGGGATTTGTTTAGAATTTCATTTATTGCTCCAATTCTCAGAGTATTTGTTGTTATATGTTTGATAATGTCAGTAATGTTGTTCATTGAAAGAGTATATATGAGCGCTGTGATTCTTTATGTTAAAATATTTGGTCTGAAACCACAAAAGAGATACAAGTTTGAAGAGATTGAAGATGATATTGAGAAAGGAAGTTCTCATTATCCTATGGTTCTTGTTCAGATCCCCATGTATAATGAAAAAGAG GTGTATAAGCTGTCAATTGGAGCTGCATGTGGGCTTTCATGGCCATCTGATAGAATTATAATTCAAGTTCTTGATGATTCTACTGACCCAATGATCAAG GACTTGGTAGAATTAGAATGCCAAAGATGGGCATGCAAAGGAGTAAATATTAAGTACGAAATCAGACACAACAGAAATGGATACAAGGCAGGAGCACTTAAAGAAGGCCTGAAACATCACTACGTTGAGATATGTGACTTAGTCGCAATCTTCGATGCCGATTTTACTCCGGAACCCGATTACCTCTATAAAACTGTTCCTTATTTTATACATAATCCTGAGATCGGGCTCGTTCAAGCCCGCTGGAAATTTG TGAATGCTGATGAGTGTATAATGACAAGAATTCAAGAAATGTCATTGAATTACCATTTCAAAGTTGAGCAAGAAGTTGGTTCATCCACCTACGCTTTCTTTGGTTTCAATGGAACTGCTGGGGTTTGGAGAATTAAGGCTCTTTACAGTGCCGGTGGATGGAAAGATCGAACAACCGTCGAAGACATGGATCTTGCCGTTCGTGCCAGTTTGAAGGGTTGGAAATTCGTTTACGTTGGTGATGTTCAG GTAAAAAATGAATTGCCGAGTACTTTTAAAGCATTTCGGTTTCAACAACATAGATGGTCTTGTGGACCTGCAAATTTGTTCAGAAAAATGGCTATGGAAATCATCAGAAATGAG ACTGTGAACCTCTGGAAGAAAGTTCATACCATATACAGTTTCTTCTTTGTGCGAAAGATTGTCTGCCATATCGTTACCTTCGTCTTTTACTGCGTCGTTATTCCGACTTCCGCATTGGTTCCTGAAGTCTACATTCCGAAATGGGGCTTGGTCTACATTCCTTCAATCATAACCCTGCTTAACGCAATCGAAACACCAAG GTCATTCTACCTAGTGATTAACTGGGTCGTTTTCGAAAACGTCATGTCTATGCATCGAACAAAAGGTACATTTATCGGTCTGTTTGAGGCAGGGAGAGTAAACGAATGGGTTGTCACTGAAAAATTAGGAGATGCGTTACTCAAATCGAAAGACAACAACGGCGTTAAACCCGCAATCAAACCATCACAGATACCTTTGCTGGCAAGAATCAGAGAAAG AGTCTATGCGATGGAACTATGCGTCGGAACTTACATATTTTTTTGCGCGTGCTATGATGTTGCGTTTGGGAAGTATTGGTACTTCATATACTTATTCGCTCAGGCCATTGCGTTCTTCGTTACGGGTTTAGGTTATGTGGGCACTCGCATTCCTAACTCTTGGGATTAA